One stretch of Chryseobacterium fluminis DNA includes these proteins:
- a CDS encoding efflux RND transporter permease subunit, which produces MIKNFINRPVLSTVISILIVILGVLGLISLPVTQYPDIAPPTVSVSTSYTGANAETVMKSVVVPLEEQINGVEGMDYITSSAGNDGSAQIQVFFKQGIDPDIAAVNVQNRVARATPLLPSEVTRSGVVTQKQQTSALMYMSFYSENKDLDDVYLQNFLNINVIPNLKRINGVGDANVFGGKNYSMRIWLDPAKMAAYSVTPADVTNAINEQSREAAAGSIGQNSGSSFEYIIKYVGKFNDKEQYDNIIIKSLADGQNLMLKDVAKVELAGQSYTGIGENGNSPSISMGIFQTPGSNAQEIIKNIKTYLKSAEGSFPEGIKYTFNFDTNEFLDASIEKVVHTLIEAFILVFIVVFIFLQDFRSTLIPAIAVPVSIVGTFFFLNLFGYSLNLLTLFALVLAIGIVVDDAIVVVEAVHAKMEHGIADPKKATVEAMDEITGAIISITLVMAAVFVPVTFITGPTGVFYQQFGITLIIAIIISAINALTLSPVLCSLFLKPHDAHHAEYKNLNILQKFFYKFNIAFKTATERYGRGFVFLLRHKWVTLIIFAVTGGILFWASTTMKKGFVPTEDRGIIFTDVQLPPGASMERTYNALKTLQANALKVPGVQNVTISTGRGFLSGNGSNNGLAFIKLKPFDERKDGGQTSEDITKNLFGISGKVPDAKVVFFQPPSVPGFGNSAGFEMVLLDKSGGEYSALDDKTNEFIGKLMQRPEIEFAQSSFNTKYPQYEMQVNVPLAKQMGVSVSDILSTMQGYIGGVYTADFTKYGKQFRVMVQALPENRQNIENLNELYVRTGSGAMSPISQFVSMKKAYGPQAVSRYNLFTSVKITGANSAGYSSGDAITAVQQVAQETLNQNYDVEFTGLTREELSSGSQTLLIFGLSLIFVYFILSAQYESYILPLVVVISLPLGVMGAYFGQKIMGLENNIYFQIALIMLVGLLAKNAILIIEFAVQRRHHGETIVMSAINAAKARLRPILMTSFAFIFGLLPLVLASGIGAVGNRSIATGAAIGLLIGTILGLFVIPVLYVIFEYLQEKVKPLKKEEINLAE; this is translated from the coding sequence ATGATTAAAAATTTTATAAACCGACCGGTTTTATCCACGGTAATCTCAATTCTGATTGTGATTCTCGGGGTTTTAGGACTTATCTCGCTGCCGGTCACCCAATACCCTGATATTGCACCGCCCACGGTAAGTGTTTCCACAAGTTACACGGGTGCGAATGCGGAAACGGTGATGAAGAGTGTTGTTGTGCCTTTGGAAGAGCAGATCAATGGTGTGGAAGGTATGGATTACATAACTTCTTCGGCCGGAAATGACGGCTCTGCACAGATTCAGGTATTCTTTAAACAGGGGATCGATCCGGATATTGCTGCTGTAAACGTACAGAACCGTGTCGCCAGAGCGACGCCGCTATTACCGAGTGAAGTGACCCGTTCCGGGGTAGTCACCCAGAAGCAGCAGACGAGTGCCCTGATGTATATGTCTTTCTATTCTGAAAACAAAGATTTAGATGATGTATATCTTCAGAACTTTTTGAATATCAACGTTATTCCTAATCTGAAAAGAATTAACGGGGTGGGTGATGCCAACGTTTTCGGAGGTAAAAACTATTCCATGAGAATCTGGCTGGACCCTGCCAAAATGGCGGCCTACAGTGTAACCCCGGCTGACGTTACCAATGCCATCAATGAGCAGAGCAGGGAAGCGGCCGCAGGATCTATCGGACAGAATAGCGGAAGCTCATTTGAATATATCATCAAATATGTAGGTAAATTCAATGATAAGGAACAATACGACAATATCATCATTAAATCTCTTGCAGACGGACAGAACCTCATGCTGAAGGATGTGGCCAAAGTGGAGCTGGCAGGCCAGTCCTACACAGGGATCGGAGAAAACGGAAACAGCCCGTCAATCAGTATGGGGATCTTTCAGACGCCGGGATCCAATGCCCAGGAGATTATTAAAAATATCAAAACTTACCTTAAATCAGCAGAGGGAAGCTTTCCTGAAGGAATAAAATATACTTTTAACTTTGATACCAATGAATTCCTGGATGCATCGATTGAGAAGGTAGTTCATACTTTAATTGAAGCATTTATCCTGGTATTTATCGTGGTGTTTATCTTCCTACAGGATTTCAGATCCACCCTGATCCCGGCGATAGCGGTTCCGGTATCGATTGTGGGTACTTTCTTCTTCCTGAATTTATTTGGGTATTCATTAAACTTATTGACTTTATTCGCCCTGGTACTGGCGATCGGTATTGTGGTGGATGACGCCATTGTCGTCGTAGAAGCAGTACATGCCAAGATGGAGCATGGTATTGCTGATCCTAAAAAAGCAACGGTAGAGGCAATGGACGAAATTACGGGAGCGATTATCTCCATTACGCTGGTAATGGCTGCGGTATTCGTGCCGGTAACATTTATTACAGGGCCTACGGGAGTATTTTATCAGCAGTTTGGTATCACGCTGATCATTGCGATCATCATTTCTGCTATTAACGCTTTGACGCTGAGCCCGGTGTTATGTTCTCTTTTCCTGAAACCTCATGATGCTCATCATGCCGAGTATAAAAACCTGAATATTCTTCAGAAATTCTTCTACAAGTTCAATATTGCTTTTAAAACAGCCACGGAACGTTACGGAAGAGGATTTGTATTTTTGCTGAGACATAAATGGGTAACCTTAATCATCTTTGCGGTTACGGGAGGAATTTTATTCTGGGCAAGCACCACGATGAAAAAAGGTTTTGTGCCTACGGAAGACAGAGGTATTATCTTTACCGATGTTCAGCTTCCTCCGGGTGCTTCTATGGAAAGAACCTATAATGCCCTGAAAACGCTTCAGGCGAATGCTTTAAAAGTTCCGGGAGTACAGAATGTTACTATTTCCACAGGGAGAGGATTCCTTTCAGGAAACGGAAGTAATAACGGTCTTGCATTTATCAAGCTGAAACCTTTTGATGAGAGAAAAGACGGCGGACAGACTTCTGAAGATATTACCAAGAACTTATTTGGTATTTCAGGGAAGGTTCCTGATGCAAAGGTTGTATTCTTTCAGCCGCCAAGTGTACCGGGCTTCGGGAACAGTGCCGGTTTTGAGATGGTACTGCTTGATAAGTCGGGAGGTGAATATTCAGCTTTGGATGATAAAACCAATGAGTTCATCGGAAAGCTGATGCAGCGGCCGGAAATTGAGTTTGCCCAAAGTTCGTTCAATACAAAATATCCTCAGTACGAAATGCAGGTGAATGTACCGCTGGCGAAGCAAATGGGTGTTTCAGTAAGCGATATCCTTTCAACCATGCAGGGATACATCGGAGGGGTTTATACCGCTGACTTTACAAAATACGGAAAACAGTTCAGGGTAATGGTTCAGGCTCTTCCTGAAAACAGACAGAATATCGAGAACCTGAATGAGTTGTATGTGAGAACAGGCTCAGGAGCGATGTCACCGATTTCGCAGTTTGTATCTATGAAAAAAGCATACGGACCTCAGGCAGTAAGCCGTTATAACCTGTTTACTTCAGTGAAAATTACAGGAGCTAACTCTGCGGGATACAGTTCCGGAGACGCCATTACAGCCGTACAGCAGGTGGCACAGGAAACCCTGAATCAGAATTATGATGTCGAGTTTACGGGATTAACCAGAGAAGAATTGAGCTCAGGCTCACAGACGCTTCTAATCTTTGGTTTAAGTTTGATCTTTGTGTACTTTATCCTTTCTGCCCAGTATGAAAGTTATATTCTTCCGCTGGTGGTGGTTATCTCACTTCCTTTAGGGGTGATGGGAGCTTATTTCGGACAGAAAATCATGGGTCTGGAAAACAATATTTATTTCCAGATTGCCCTGATTATGTTGGTGGGATTATTGGCTAAAAATGCCATTCTGATCATTGAATTTGCGGTCCAAAGGAGACATCACGGTGAAACCATTGTCATGTCTGCCATTAATGCTGCAAAAGCGAGATTAAGACCGATTCTGATGACTTCGTTTGCGTTCATCTTCGGTTTATTACCACTCGTTCTGGCAAGCGGAATCGGTGCGGTAGGTAACAGATCCATCGCAACGGGAGCCGCCATAGGATTATTGATAGGAACCATTTTAGGATTATTTGTCATTCCTGTTCTCTATGTCATTTTTGAATACTTACAGGAAAAAGTAAAACCTCTTAAAAAAGAAGAAATCAACCTAGCAGAATAA
- the lat gene encoding L-lysine 6-transaminase — protein sequence MEQTIDIKANKVKETIGKHVLADGFDFVMDIEKSHGSWLYDKLTHKEYLDMFSMFASASVGYNHPYIVEKSAWLGKMAVNKPTLADVYSEEYAHFLEVFERVVLPEELQYAFFIEGGTLGVENAMKACFDWKTRKNFEKGLDTEAGICIHFRQAFHGRSGYTLSLTNTSDPRKYQYFPMFEWPRILNPKLTFPLTEENLEETIRNERLALLNIEEAILMNPDKVACIIIEPIQAEGGDNHFRDEFFSGLRKICDQHDILLIFDEVQTGIGITGKMWGFEHFTAKPDIISFGKKTQVCGVLANKEKFDEVPDNVFRESSRINSTFGGNFIDMLRFQLVMEVIEKENLVENARIVGDYLLEGLKILQQKYPEKLSNARGRGLMCAIDLPTHEQRNLLRDELWNDGMIILACGDLSLRFRPHLNVSQEEIQLALNKIENNINKI from the coding sequence ATGGAACAAACAATTGATATAAAAGCTAATAAAGTTAAAGAAACCATAGGAAAACACGTCCTGGCAGACGGTTTCGATTTTGTAATGGATATTGAAAAATCCCACGGATCATGGCTTTATGATAAACTTACTCATAAAGAATATTTAGATATGTTTTCGATGTTCGCTTCGGCATCAGTCGGTTACAATCATCCTTATATTGTTGAAAAATCCGCGTGGCTGGGGAAAATGGCTGTTAACAAGCCTACCTTGGCTGATGTTTATTCCGAAGAATATGCTCATTTTCTGGAAGTCTTTGAAAGAGTCGTCCTTCCTGAAGAGTTACAGTATGCATTTTTTATTGAAGGCGGAACCTTAGGCGTTGAGAATGCGATGAAAGCGTGCTTTGACTGGAAAACACGAAAGAATTTTGAAAAAGGCCTTGATACAGAAGCCGGAATATGCATCCACTTCAGACAGGCTTTTCATGGCAGAAGTGGGTATACTTTAAGCTTAACCAATACTTCAGATCCCAGAAAATATCAGTATTTCCCGATGTTTGAATGGCCGAGGATTCTGAATCCGAAACTGACTTTTCCCCTTACGGAAGAAAACCTTGAAGAAACCATCAGAAATGAAAGGCTGGCATTATTAAATATTGAAGAGGCCATTCTGATGAATCCTGATAAAGTGGCCTGCATCATTATCGAGCCTATTCAGGCTGAAGGCGGAGACAATCATTTCAGGGATGAGTTCTTCTCGGGACTCAGAAAAATCTGTGATCAGCACGATATCCTGTTAATTTTTGACGAAGTACAGACAGGAATCGGAATCACAGGTAAAATGTGGGGCTTTGAACATTTCACGGCAAAGCCGGACATCATTTCCTTTGGCAAAAAGACACAGGTTTGTGGGGTGCTGGCCAATAAAGAAAAATTTGACGAAGTTCCGGACAATGTATTCAGAGAGAGCTCAAGAATAAATTCCACATTTGGAGGCAACTTCATCGATATGCTGCGTTTTCAGCTGGTGATGGAAGTGATCGAAAAAGAAAACCTTGTGGAAAATGCAAGAATTGTAGGAGATTACTTACTGGAAGGGCTGAAGATACTGCAGCAGAAGTATCCTGAAAAACTTTCAAATGCAAGAGGAAGGGGACTGATGTGTGCGATAGATTTACCCACTCATGAACAGCGGAACCTACTGAGAGATGAGCTTTGGAATGACGGCATGATCATCCTGGCTTGCGGAGATCTGTCACTACGTTTCAGACCGCATCTCAATGTTTCACAGGAAGAAATCCAATTGGCTTTGAATAAAATTGAAAATAATATTAATAAAATTTAA
- a CDS encoding transcriptional regulator has translation MHKSIEINEKIFQDAVKFYGTVFNIPPLASKIYSYLLFDYEKVGITFDEFVDVFAASKSSVSTSISLLLNAELIIDHNKMDERKRYFFINEEYKKIRFEKIVQKMRDELKLLDDLNNFKKVRDNGYNERTDAYIALLNKNIMNIEESLNKL, from the coding sequence ATGCATAAAAGTATAGAAATTAATGAAAAAATTTTTCAGGATGCCGTAAAATTCTACGGTACCGTTTTCAATATTCCTCCATTAGCTTCAAAAATTTATTCTTACTTACTTTTCGATTACGAGAAAGTCGGGATTACTTTTGATGAATTTGTCGATGTGTTTGCTGCGAGTAAAAGTTCTGTTTCTACCAGTATTTCACTGCTCCTGAATGCCGAACTGATCATTGATCACAATAAAATGGACGAACGAAAGCGTTATTTTTTCATTAATGAGGAATATAAGAAAATAAGATTTGAAAAAATAGTTCAGAAAATGCGGGACGAATTAAAACTGCTGGATGATTTAAACAATTTTAAAAAAGTCCGGGATAATGGATATAATGAAAGAACTGATGCTTATATCGCTCTTTTAAATAAAAATATAATGAATATCGAAGAATCTCTTAATAAACTATAA
- a CDS encoding SPFH domain-containing protein, with the protein MEKILKPISGYLTLVFCLILFVASVYFFITGIDDSIIYVVLAILCFILSCFFLKGLMIIQPNHSRVLNFFGKYVGTVKDNGLFFINPLYSSQRISLRSENLQGQTLKVNDKMGNPIEIAVVMVWKVGDTYKAAFDVERYSDFVRMQSEAAVRHLAMSFPYDNLEDDHAPITLREGGDKINAILEQELTDRLSKAGIIIQEARISHLAYASEIAGAMLQRQQATAIVAARTKIVEGAVGMVDLALKKLSEENIVELDDERKAAMVSNLMVVLCGEKAAQPILNAGTLYN; encoded by the coding sequence ATGGAAAAAATCTTAAAACCTATTTCAGGGTACTTGACATTAGTTTTCTGTTTAATACTGTTTGTAGCGTCCGTTTATTTTTTTATAACGGGAATTGACGACAGCATTATCTATGTCGTGTTAGCCATTCTGTGTTTTATCCTTTCCTGCTTTTTCCTGAAAGGATTAATGATTATTCAGCCCAACCATTCAAGGGTTCTGAACTTCTTCGGTAAATACGTAGGAACAGTAAAAGACAACGGATTATTCTTTATTAACCCGCTCTATTCATCACAAAGAATCAGTTTACGTTCAGAAAATCTGCAGGGGCAGACGCTTAAAGTAAATGATAAAATGGGAAATCCAATTGAAATTGCCGTTGTAATGGTCTGGAAAGTTGGAGATACCTATAAAGCAGCATTTGATGTTGAACGGTATTCAGACTTTGTGAGAATGCAGAGTGAGGCGGCAGTACGTCATCTTGCGATGAGCTTTCCGTACGATAACCTGGAAGATGATCATGCACCTATTACATTAAGAGAAGGAGGAGATAAGATTAATGCGATCCTGGAGCAGGAACTGACAGACAGGCTATCGAAGGCAGGAATTATCATCCAGGAAGCAAGAATTTCGCACCTGGCATATGCCTCAGAAATTGCAGGCGCGATGCTTCAGAGACAGCAGGCGACAGCAATTGTCGCGGCGCGAACAAAAATTGTTGAAGGTGCGGTAGGAATGGTGGATTTAGCATTGAAAAAGCTTTCAGAAGAAAATATTGTGGAGCTGGACGATGAAAGAAAAGCAGCGATGGTAAGCAACCTGATGGTCGTTCTTTGCGGTGAAAAAGCAGCACAGCCTATCCTTAATGCCGGAACCCTGTATAATTAA
- a CDS encoding efflux RND transporter periplasmic adaptor subunit, which yields MNNKLVILSVAAFSLTACKKEAPKQDGPKPYPVVNVEAKNIVGYQTFPATIQGRVNNDVRAKIQGYITQVLVDEGQYVTKGQPLFRLETNILTENAAASKAGIGAAESNISAAQAAVNAANVEVNKLKPLVQKNIISNVQLQTAQANLAQAQAQLQQAVAAKRQAVANYKGVEANIDYSVIRAPISGVIGKLPLKVGSLVGPTDQTALTTISDTSQLYAYFSMNEKEYFDFLEKSPGATLPEKIKNLPMVELELANGSIYAEKGRVEAITGQIDNTTGTIQFRVGFSNPQRLLSNGNSGSIRLPKSYDNVLVVPESATYEQQGIVYVYKVDKDTAKNVVVNVIDRIDNMALLKSGVNKGETIIAAGIGGLKPGTAVKPKPVKMDSLVQSIKPKF from the coding sequence ATGAACAATAAGCTAGTTATACTTTCTGTTGCAGCGTTTTCACTGACTGCCTGCAAAAAAGAAGCTCCAAAACAGGATGGTCCGAAACCTTATCCTGTAGTAAACGTGGAGGCCAAAAATATAGTGGGATACCAGACTTTTCCGGCTACCATTCAGGGTAGGGTAAACAATGATGTCCGGGCAAAAATACAGGGATATATTACACAGGTTTTAGTGGATGAAGGACAATATGTTACGAAGGGTCAGCCTTTATTCCGTTTAGAAACCAATATCTTAACTGAAAATGCTGCTGCTTCCAAAGCCGGAATCGGTGCGGCAGAATCCAATATATCTGCAGCTCAGGCCGCGGTGAATGCGGCCAATGTAGAAGTAAATAAGCTGAAACCTCTGGTTCAGAAAAATATCATCAGCAATGTACAATTACAGACTGCTCAGGCAAATCTGGCTCAGGCCCAGGCTCAGCTGCAGCAGGCCGTTGCTGCCAAAAGACAGGCGGTGGCTAATTATAAAGGAGTAGAAGCAAATATTGATTATTCCGTGATCCGTGCTCCTATTTCAGGAGTGATCGGAAAACTTCCTCTGAAAGTGGGAAGTTTGGTAGGACCTACTGACCAGACCGCTTTGACGACTATTTCGGATACATCTCAGTTATACGCTTATTTTTCAATGAATGAGAAAGAATATTTTGATTTTCTTGAAAAATCTCCGGGCGCTACATTACCGGAAAAGATCAAAAATCTTCCCATGGTAGAATTAGAACTGGCCAATGGAAGTATTTATGCTGAGAAAGGCCGAGTGGAAGCTATTACGGGACAGATTGACAATACAACGGGAACCATCCAGTTCAGGGTAGGCTTCTCAAATCCACAGAGACTCTTAAGTAACGGAAACAGCGGCTCGATCAGACTTCCGAAATCTTATGACAATGTTCTGGTGGTGCCGGAAAGTGCGACCTATGAGCAGCAAGGAATCGTGTACGTCTATAAAGTGGATAAGGATACCGCGAAAAATGTGGTCGTTAACGTGATCGACAGAATCGATAATATGGCTTTATTAAAATCAGGAGTCAATAAAGGGGAAACCATTATTGCTGCAGGAATCGGAGGTTTAAAGCCCGGTACTGCCGTGAAGCCTAAACCTGTGAAAATGGATAGTCTTGTTCAATCTATAAAACCGAAATTCTAA
- a CDS encoding DUF2007 domain-containing protein, whose product MERSTRVSVFESDKPSEIQLIKSKLDEAQIRNAVENNYLTFTTTPTATSLKLMVKLEDEKKAFEIIDGYLQQNQNQ is encoded by the coding sequence ATGGAAAGAAGTACAAGAGTATCGGTTTTTGAAAGCGATAAGCCTTCAGAAATACAGTTAATCAAATCCAAACTAGACGAGGCACAGATCAGAAATGCGGTCGAGAACAATTATCTTACTTTTACGACCACACCCACGGCAACATCGTTGAAACTAATGGTTAAGTTAGAAGATGAGAAAAAAGCATTCGAAATTATCGACGGCTATCTTCAGCAGAATCAGAACCAATAA
- the amaB gene encoding L-piperidine-6-carboxylate dehydrogenase, whose translation MSRKTEDFGIEQTLRNLGIKDENKGTSVGGEYFASGETIESFSPVDGNLIAKIKTSGESDYDQVIGTAQKAFQEFRMIPAPKRGEMVRQLGQKLRQYKDDLGKLVSYEMGKSLQEGLGEVQEMIDICDFAVGVSRQLHGYTMHSERPGHRMYEQYHPLGVVGIITAFNFPVAVWSWNTALAWICGNVTIWKPSEKTPLCALACQNIMNEVLKENSLPEGISSVLVADHQIGQKLVDDKRVSLVSFTGSTRVGRMVSSKVAERFGKSILELGGNNAIIISKDADIDMSIIGAVFGAVGTAGQRCTSTRRLIIHESVYEEIKNRLVKAYGQLKIGNPLDESNHVGPLIDKAAVEQYTAAIEKCKKEGGEFIVEGEVLKGEGYESGCYVRPAIAEVENAYEIVQHETFAPILYLIKYTTLEEAIAIQNDVPQGLSSAIMTQNLREAEVFLSQAGSDCGIANVNIGTSGAEIGGAFGGEKETGGGRESGSDVWKYYMRRQTNTINYTAQLPLAQGIKFDL comes from the coding sequence ATGTCTAGAAAAACAGAAGATTTCGGAATCGAACAGACCCTCAGAAATCTGGGAATTAAAGATGAAAATAAAGGAACTTCAGTAGGGGGAGAATATTTTGCATCAGGGGAAACAATAGAAAGTTTTTCACCGGTCGACGGTAATCTGATCGCCAAAATAAAAACTTCCGGAGAAAGTGATTATGACCAGGTGATCGGAACCGCTCAGAAAGCATTTCAGGAATTCAGAATGATTCCGGCTCCCAAAAGAGGAGAAATGGTAAGGCAGCTGGGTCAGAAATTAAGACAATATAAAGATGATCTTGGAAAACTTGTTTCTTACGAAATGGGTAAATCCTTACAGGAAGGTCTGGGAGAAGTCCAGGAAATGATCGATATCTGCGACTTTGCCGTAGGCGTTTCCAGGCAGCTGCACGGGTATACGATGCATTCGGAAAGACCGGGACACAGAATGTATGAGCAGTACCATCCGCTTGGCGTGGTGGGAATCATCACGGCATTTAATTTTCCGGTAGCCGTTTGGTCGTGGAATACAGCTTTAGCGTGGATCTGCGGTAATGTAACGATCTGGAAGCCTTCAGAAAAAACACCGCTTTGTGCTCTTGCCTGTCAGAATATCATGAACGAAGTATTGAAGGAGAACAGTCTGCCGGAAGGTATTTCAAGTGTTTTGGTGGCGGATCATCAGATCGGACAGAAATTAGTGGATGATAAAAGAGTTTCTCTTGTTTCTTTTACCGGTTCCACCAGAGTCGGAAGGATGGTTTCTTCTAAAGTGGCTGAAAGATTCGGAAAATCGATCCTTGAACTGGGTGGTAACAATGCCATTATTATTTCTAAAGATGCAGATATAGATATGTCCATCATCGGAGCTGTTTTTGGGGCAGTAGGCACAGCAGGACAGCGATGTACTTCGACAAGAAGACTGATCATTCACGAGAGTGTTTACGAAGAAATTAAAAACAGATTGGTAAAAGCTTACGGTCAGCTGAAAATAGGGAATCCACTTGATGAAAGCAATCATGTAGGGCCTCTAATCGATAAGGCAGCAGTAGAGCAGTATACAGCAGCCATCGAAAAGTGTAAAAAAGAAGGTGGAGAATTCATCGTTGAAGGTGAGGTGTTAAAAGGAGAAGGATATGAATCCGGCTGCTACGTAAGACCGGCCATCGCTGAAGTTGAAAACGCTTATGAAATTGTTCAGCATGAAACTTTTGCGCCTATCTTATATTTAATTAAATACACCACGCTGGAAGAGGCGATCGCCATCCAGAATGATGTCCCTCAGGGATTATCATCAGCAATCATGACACAGAATTTAAGAGAGGCGGAAGTATTCCTTTCTCAAGCAGGATCAGACTGCGGAATTGCCAACGTGAATATCGGAACTTCCGGTGCGGAAATTGGCGGCGCTTTCGGAGGAGAAAAAGAAACAGGCGGGGGCCGGGAATCTGGATCGGATGTCTGGAAATATTATATGAGACGTCAAACCAATACCATAAATTATACAGCTCAACTTCCTTTAGCACAGGGAATTAAGTTTGATCTGTAA
- a CDS encoding GNAT family N-acetyltransferase: MNSEIKLRKAESQDRDLIWEIIQQAIERRRQDGSTQWQQGYPNLGTVETDIEKGFGYVMTVDGEIAVYTALILNDEPAYSTIEGAWLSNGEFVVVHRVAVDEKFAGRGMVKKLFDHIEDFTREQGIQSIKVDTNFDNLAMLRILESKGYSYCGEVFLAGGMRKAFEKIIF, translated from the coding sequence ATGAATTCAGAAATTAAACTAAGAAAGGCAGAAAGTCAGGACAGGGACCTGATATGGGAAATTATTCAGCAGGCAATTGAAAGAAGAAGACAGGATGGAAGTACCCAATGGCAGCAGGGATATCCCAATCTTGGTACCGTGGAAACCGACATTGAAAAAGGGTTTGGATATGTCATGACAGTGGATGGTGAAATTGCAGTGTATACTGCTTTAATTCTTAATGATGAACCGGCCTACAGTACCATTGAAGGAGCCTGGTTAAGCAACGGTGAATTTGTTGTTGTCCACAGAGTAGCGGTAGATGAGAAGTTTGCCGGCAGGGGAATGGTGAAAAAATTATTCGATCACATTGAAGATTTTACAAGAGAACAGGGAATACAAAGCATAAAAGTGGATACGAATTTTGACAATTTAGCTATGCTCCGGATTCTCGAAAGTAAAGGATATTCATACTGTGGAGAGGTCTTTCTGGCAGGTGGGATGCGAAAAGCATTTGAGAAGATTATATTTTAA
- a CDS encoding Arc family DNA binding domain-containing protein: MKSEKAQNAPEKNGKKSFVIRIDESTYKLLEKWAHDEFRSVNGQIEYLLHQQLTESGRKKKE, from the coding sequence ATGAAATCAGAAAAAGCTCAAAACGCTCCCGAAAAAAATGGTAAGAAATCCTTTGTTATAAGGATTGATGAGTCTACCTATAAGCTTCTGGAAAAATGGGCTCATGATGAATTCCGCAGTGTGAACGGACAGATTGAGTATTTGCTTCATCAGCAATTAACAGAGTCAGGAAGAAAGAAAAAAGAATGA